DNA sequence from the Halorubrum sp. BOL3-1 genome:
GGCGACCGACGAAGTCGAACAGTACCAGACACTTCGCTCGGAAATAGCGGCGGACGGCGTCGACGCCGTCGTAGTGGATGAGATCAGCCGCCCATCGCGTCTCGGCGGCACGGAGATTCACGACTTTACCAACAGTCCTCGGGTATGACACGTCTGTGCGTGGCCGTGAAGGCGGTCTGTCAATCGATGTCGACAGCAGCGACATCAATCAAGCCGTGAAGCGGCTGTGTTGAATCGCCATACGGCGGCAGGGTAGGTCGCTAAATCAAAGGAGCTGAAGCGGGAAACTGCGGTTGTCTATGACGCAAATCTCCCGCTTCATCGGGGAAGTTGTGCCGGTTGCTCAAAGAGTTACTGGCGATGGAGGCGAATCCGCCGCCCCGGAAGGCGGCGGCGGATTCGCCGACTACGCACTCGTTTCCCTCCACTGTCTGCGAATTTACCTCGACACATCCTATCGGATGACAATCGACCTACTCAAAGAGATGCCACAAATAATTGGGGAGATCGGCCTTGACGCGGCCGATCTCCCCGTGCCGTCCACGTTGTGTAAGGCGTTCGACCGGATCAGTATGAGCGTCTGTCGAGTGCTGCTGCGCCAGTCGGCGCAGCTGCACGATCTCTCCGAACACGCCGCGATCGACGCCACATTCTACGAACGCTCAGCAGCGAGCCGCCACTACTGCCAGCGAATCAGCTACCACGTTCAGAAGCTGAAAGTCACGAAACTCGTCGATACAGCGTCTCAAGCTGTCCTTGACGTTCACTGCTCAACCAACCGGGAAGGAAGTGACGCAGATCTCGCTGAGCAGATCGCCCGCCGGAACGCGGGCGATCTGCGGTCTCTCGCTGCCGATAAGGGCTACGACAAGCAATCGCTCCGCGAAGGATTACGCGATCTCAGTATCAGACCGCTGATCAAGCACCGCATCTTCGCACCGTACGACCACGCACACAACGCCAGAATCGACGATAACCGCTACAATCAGCGCTCTATGACCGAAACCGTGAACTCGGCTATGAAGCGCTCGCTCGGCTTCGCCGTGCGAGCGCGGTCGTGGTTCCGCGAGTTCCGTGAGATCGCTCTGATGTGTATGGTCTACAACATCAAGCGCTTTGTCAAACAGTGAATCTCTACGCCTTACAGCGATTCAACACAGCCCGTGAAGCAGATGCCTGCCTCACTACTTGGCGAACTCACAAAAGCTGAGATTAAAAAGCTATTTGACTCTGTTGAAATCCTATTCTTCAAACACATTATTGCCTGAAACAGCCAGTCGATGAGGACTGCGTATCAAACAGATTTTGTAATCTAGTCTCTCGTCACATTGACGACTGAGGAGTACTCATCTACTGTTAAGCAAAAATCTCGTTATCCACAGAGAATGTCAAATCAACCCGGAGCGGATCGGTTGAGAGAACGGTCTCCCTGTAGTTTGTCAACTTTCCTGAGGTATCCTCATGCGTCTCGGGTACGAGCGGATTGAGTCAGTGGCCAGTGGGGAACGACAACAGTTCTGTTTCTGCCAACAGACAGAGGTTGGGAAGGCCGTGTGTCTGGGCGTGGCAGGCAAGGAATCAAGTGGTGAGTCAAATACAAACGCTCGCTCGCCCAACGCGACAAAATCGAACAAGTCCTCATCGAATTCCACAGACGCGGCCTAGCCGACTACTCAACTCCGGGTCGACTCATAAAGCATATTCCAATCCTCGGTTGTCCTCTCCTGCTTAATCTTGCCGTCAACAATCTCCGCAAACCCCCAATGATCCATCCGCGAGAAAATCCACCACCCTACTTTTTCCTCTATTTCAACCCATCTCGAGACACAGTCTGGGCACCTCAATTCAACCAGTCCATTCTCTCTGAAAGCTAGGCAGATTCGTTGACGACCGCAGCGAGGACACCCATGGAATATTCCTTGCTGGTCCGATACCCTTCGATATCCATTCAAATCGGAGAAGATTTCCTCAGGATCTATTCCCGAAACAGAATCTGAATTACTGCGTAAACCGGTATTACCCCGAGAGCCTCCGTTTGAAGACGTATTTAACAATGAAACCGCTTCTTCTGTAGCGTATTCCTCGATAAGCCTGAATAGAGAATCAGCATCAACTGGCTCAACGCTCAAGTCTTCTGTAAGATTCTCCGCCTCTGACGTGAAGTAGCCGCTGGTCACCAGAACCACTTGATCGGCGTCTTCGACCTGTTGGTACAGAGTGGCATATTTCCGTACCTCTTGGCTTCCGACCTTGTTCTCGGCGGAATACCTTTTCACCTGGATCAGAATTTTCTCATCTCTAGACTCCGCTACCACGTCGATACCGCGATCACCAGAACCGTCCCGAACCGTAGTATTGAACCCACGGTTTTCCCAGATCTCTGCGACAAACCTTTCAAACTCGTAAGGGTCCACTGCTCGGATTTTCTGTAGAACCGGTTGTTTAGAAAGGATCCCGCTCATTACATCTGGTTTCTCAGTGCTTCGGTAAATCATAACCGGCTTGAGAAAGTTTCCTCATCTGTATTGAGTGATACGTGAGCCCTCTGTACTAACCGCAGGGGAGACAAAATATATCACTTTCTAAGGATTTCAACAGAGCCAGCTATTTTTGATCAAGAGGAGGTTTCATGAACCTTCGGAAACAGCGATTTGTATGGATACTGAACAGTTAGTGACCGCTGCGAAGGGGGCAATGTGGAAGACAGTTTTAGAGAAAAACTCAGCTTTGAACGTTAGCGTCGGCTGTTGAGTGAACGAAGAGGTGGTCGATCTCTTCCATAAGGTCATCGACGCTACGATCATCGTTGTCTCGAACCCACGAGAGCAGGTTGTAAACGGCTTCCTTCAGGGAGTGTTCGAGGTTCGCTCGAAGCGATGACGCTTTCGAGCGAACCGTCCCCAAGGCTCTCGAATCGAAATCAAGACGAACGAGACTGTAGGCAGCCATCAGAAGGTGCCAGTGGCGACTGGCACCTTCGTCGGTCTGCATCTCGCAGTCTCCCAAGCCGAGATCCTGTTTCGAGTCCTCGAAGAACGTCTCGATACGCCAGCGCATCCCGTAGGAGCGAATAATGTGCTCGGTCGGTGCGTCGATTTTGTTCGTGGCGAGGTACTTAACCGGATTCTCTTTGTCTTCGTCGTCGGTTTCCTTCTCAGCGATGACTAGCTTCACGTCTCCCAGTTGGGAGACGGGAAGCTTCTTTGTCCAGATATGGTAGGTTTCGTCCCCGACGTGACGCTCAACGGTGTCGATGCGCTCTTCAAGCGCATCGACGCGGATCTCTTCTCCGCCGTAGGTTACCTGTCGGTTGCTCCGGAGTGGGCCGATCCAGTCTTTGCCGTAGGATTCGATGTGTTTGACGAGGTTAGAATCGTGTGCGAACCACGAGTCGAAGAGGTAGGTGTCCGCCGGGACACCTACCTCGTCTTCGAGTTCGGTGATGATCTCACGGGCGAGATCGTACTTGGTGTCGTGGTCTGAGTCGTCTTCGTCCTGTTTTTCGTAGAGGCGGAAGGTGAGTGGATAGGCGGTTTTGTCGTCAGCGTAGAAGGCGTAGATGAGGTCTTGTCCCCAGACGGTGTCACCTTCGGCGTGATCGTAGAAGTGTCCGACGCCGGGGACTTCGTCCCCGGCTTTCCGGTTGATCGTGTCGTCAAGGATAATGTAGCCGTCCTTCGACCAGCGTGTTTCGCCGTGTTTTTGGAGTTCGTTGAGGCGTTCGTGGTTGAATTGCTGTTCGTCCCAGTCGTACTCGGTGAGAAATTTGTTGAGAGCGCGTTTGTCTCCAGCTGGAAGGACTTCGCGTGCGATACCTGCCACGGTCTTGTTGCTAGCCGCAACAAGACCGGTGGCGTAGGTTTTCGCGTGATGACACTGTGCAGGTGACAGCGACTCAAACCCGTCGAACACGTGCGTACACGACAAGAAGTCCGTAATCGGCATCATCCGTCTTCGCTACCGCCTACGTCACGCTCCTACTTCAACGTTCAAAGCTGAGAGAAAAATAAAAACGGGTACGTGCCGCCCGGTGTCATTGAGTGGTCGCCCGGGTCAGCACCTATTGAGTATCTCGAGTCAGAGGAACAGCCTCATTTTGTAGGCATTGGTATGGACAAGGCGCTCACCGTCCGAGGAGATTCAAATACCGATCTACAAGAACAGTCTCGGGCTCCACTCGATAAGGTAAAACAGGGACATCGAGGTGAATCTGGATGTCTCTCAGCTGAGGACCCCTTCTGTAACATCATACTGTTGACTGACCAACGGATACTCCTTTTTATTGGGAGGGCGAACGGTGACATTGTTGTTGAATTCGGTCACGACGAGCATATCCCATCTCATAAAACAGAAGAATCCACAATCGATGATAATAATCCGGTTATATTAGCAGATGGGCTCAAGTATCACCTACAATTCTGGCCACCAAACACTGAAAAAGCTATCCAGTATCTTAAGGGACGATTTGAGGAACGAGCTGGCAGGCAAGAGCAAACCGAGAGAACTGACCGGGCGACAGCCACCGGACCGGAGAGTCAGGAAGGTGAACAGGCTGTCGCCAGACGCACAGGGTCAGAGGAGAGAGCCTTAGAGAAGTTCGACCGGGACACAGAATATCGGAATTATCATGAAAAAACTCCAGGACGAATTGAGCAGATCATTAACACAGAATCGAATGATATTGACGAGATCTTGTCTACGGGTGAGAACCTACCTGACCGGTGGTTAGATATTCATGCACGGTGGGAGAGTCTGCGAACTATTGAGAAGACACCTCAAACCTCGGTGTCGGTATCGAATCTAAACGGGATCGGCCCAAAATTAGCCGAGAATCTCCAAGAAAACGGCTATGAGACCCTCCACGAGGTTAGACGCGTCTCAATCTCTGAACTCGTGGAGGTGGATGGAATTGGTACACAAACTGCTCAGAGAATACATAAATATGCCTGTCGTCGGCCTCTTGACCAGATACGTTATATAGGACCAACTATCGAGGACAATCTTCGAAAAAATGGTTACCGCCATGGTGGAGATCTCAGTGCTACTTCATTATCAGATTTAGCAGATGTAGAGGGGATTGGAGACATCCGAGCGGAGAAGATACAAAGACGGGCTGGATCGTGGCTCCCAGACCATGACCACATGATGCCGTTGGTGGTCGATCTGTACTCACCACCATTTGATGATATCGACGAGGCAGAGGAGCAGATCAACAAACTTGAGAAGATATTGTTACATCCAGATGGTAAACGTCTACTTATTGTCCTTGAGAAATTTAAATCTTTAGAAATAACGGGGCCTAATATAGAAGAAATTGTTCTTGATACGTGTCTTAATTCCCACGATGAGCATGAGAATCAGGCAGTTTTGAGCCAGAGATGGCTCGGGGTAGCAGAGCGCTTAGTGGACGTTATAACGGGCAGACAAGAGCAGTCTCTTCCTACAGAAATTAAGTCAAAATTCGATGAGCCTGATTTCCCCACAACGTCTGTCAGTCCCACTAAAGTCATGACTGGTACTCTCCCTCAAGCAGAGGAGTTGGTTACCACTGGTGAGGAAGAAATCGCTATTCACGCCCAGTTCGTGACCATCGCAACAGAGGGGGCAAATGTGATTGAGTCGCTAAAAAAGTCAGACATCGCGGGTGTAGATCGAATGCAGGCCGCAATTTCGGTCCAGATTACGCATGCCCGCAGACTCCTCGCAGAAGGGGCCGATGAGGACACACTAGTGAGTATCAAGCACTTCATTTCGGTCTGTAGTGATTCCATTGAGATTGCGCACACTCATCCGGATTATCCGTTTGAGCAGACCATTATAACACTTGCCGACGCAGGAGAGAACAAAGAAATAGACATAAGCGTTATCTCCGAAATTAGGGATATCGTTACTGTCGCAGATGATGCACTTGAACAACTTAGCTCACTCGAATACGATCATCCAGCAATCGATCGTGAATCTTGGATTGAGAGCATTGAGCTGGCTCTTGAAGAACAGTATCTACCCTCCATTGTACCGGTCCGCGAACAGCTTGAAAGATTAAGTGAGGGTCTGTGGGAGGAAGATGACCTGCATATCTATCACTGGCAGGAGTTTGAGACTCTTATTGGAGATCTCTATCGTGAGGAAGAGTTTGATGTAGAGGTAACACAAAACAGTACAGACTTTGGTGTTGATATTTGGGCACATAATGAGACAGAACGCCTTGCGATACAAGTAAAACAGTTCCAGAAGGGGGGAACAGTTGGTCGGGAGACATTACAAAAGCTGGTGAGTACTCTTGCGAAAGGCGACGCAGATAGAGCGGTGGTCGTCACGTCGGGAGAATTCGCTGATACCGCAAAACGGTACGCACAGGATTTCGGCGACAAGTTGGATTTAGTTGGATCTGATGAACTGATTCGACGACCATCCGTCTTTAGTTAAGCCTCACACCTCGGTTGTGTAGCGGTAGCGAGTGTCTCTTGTAAGATTGGTCGCTGCTTGTGGATCTTTTGAGCGTCTTCGATCAGCCGTTCAAGCAGCGGCGGTGGTGAGTAGCCGAGGTACTCACCGAGTTCGTGGAGAATAAGCTGGGCGTGCGACCGGAAGGTCGCCGCCCAGCGCTCTGTCGGAAAGACAAGCTCATCATCCGCCTGCTCAGTGACTAGATCCAACAAATCGCGGCTTACAAGCAGCGACAGCAGCGCTGCGTACAGTAAGATCTCCACCACGTGCTCATCGCTCGTGTCGAACTCATCCAGTTCGTACTGCGTCTTCAGCTCGCGGAACAGCAATTCAACTTCCCACCGACAGCGGTAGATCTCCGCTAAATCCGCCGGAAAGAATTCTTTTCTCGCCAAATTCGTCATATACAGGTGGTAGTCGTCGGCGTCCTCGTCGCGGACGCCGACGACGCGAAATCGCTTCGTATCCAGCGACCGTGTCCCGTTGTACGGCCCTCGTTTGAACTCTACTTCGACCTCTACATCGATGTACTTCCGGTCGAGATCGTCGAGAACAGCGTGGAGCTGCTTGCCCTCTAAGGGAATGGCGCGGCCGCGCCATTCCCGTAACTCCCCCGTAATCACCGGATTTGCGTTCTGCTTCAGCCGACTCACGAAGTAGCCGTCGTTCTCGTCGATCAGCGCAAACCGGCGGTACTTGAAGTAGGCGAGATCGAACAACACGAGGCGGTTCTCAAGCCACGGCCCTGTTTTGAATAGGGTGCTGTCGTGCGTTTTCTCGTTAGCAGTATCGAGCCGTTCAATCGTCTGCTCTGTGGCATTGTGGAGCAGGTGGAGCTTCGCTCCAGCCTGCTCCTCGTGGCGGGCTTCGAACTGATCTGAGAGAAATTCGTGTAACCGCAACACCGTTCCATCAGCGATCATCACATCTCTAAATCGGTCGATATCAGCGTCAGAAGCGTTAGGAACAGCGACCTCGTCGAGCGCGGTCTCGACGAGGTCGCGGAAGTACTTCGCAAGCGTCGGAGTCAACCGCTGATAGAATCCACTTGGAGAGATCGTCTCATCGGCAGTAGAGTTGTAACAGCGTCTAAATCCGGCGAGTGTTCGGCTTTCGCCTGCGGCGAAGCCGAACACGAATGCCCAGACGAAGGCAGGGATCTGAAGCTTGCGGTCGCGTTCGACCACGCCGAGTTCCTCGGCGTGCTCTTCGAGGAACTCAGAAGGAAACAGTGTAGTGAGCCGACGCATAATTCGAGTTGAGGAGTCGTCGTTGTACACAGACACGACTTCCTCATTCCTTCCGAAAGATGCCTCGATAAGCCGCCGCTGTCACGCGGTTTCTCGCTTAACTAAAGACGGATGATTCGACGACTTAGCGAATCAAGTATCCCACCACGCGAATAGGACGTTGACTGGTATCAGAAATAGAAATTAGCGGCCGTGTTTAGATGTCCCTGAATAGGTGAAACAAGAATCGCTACTGTTGAGCGGGATTCGGTTATAATTATTTCACGGTATAAATATACTCACTAAGCACACGTCACGAGAGGAATTTTTACCCCAATCTATATTTTTCCGGCTTTATTATTATTTACTACCCTTAGTGATGATCGCTGACGGTTCATAGCCCGACGTGAGCACTCTAACCGTGAGGTGGAGGCCACTAGGGAGTCCACCGGAGCTAAGGGTAATCCCGATTCCGGTGTTCACCATACTAATTTGAGGAGTTGTTGGTTACGGCTTTAGTCGCCCACGAGTGAATAATAAGTGATTTTAGCTGGATCGGAGACCCCTGTATCTTTCATATAGGGAGACTAACTGACGATAATGGCAAAAGACCCTGTCGAGGAATTTTACAACTCGTTGATGAATTCTATGAACAATGCGGATCAGTCTCTGGGTGCGCTTGAGGTTCTGGTAACGGTGAAGGGTTTCGAACAGCGTGTTCAAGAGGGGTATGCGAAAGAACTCGGTCTTGATGAGGAGCAACTCGATCGGATTCTATCGCAGCTTATTGACGCTACTGTGGAAGGAGGTGAAAATGTAGATCCGGAAACATTGCGAGAGACGATAGACACCACTGAAGGATTCTTCGACCAGTAGCGATTGAGGTACGTCAGCGAACGACATCACTGCGAACAATGTCCGCATCTCACTGCTGACGCCGTCCTGTCCCACCTCGTTCAACACAGCAGCTAATGTCGAAATCCACACGTCGGCTTACTGAACGCGGTCCAGGCGGGCAGTAACTGGGTCAGAGCTACACAAGGTCTGCGATTTTTGTTGCTAAGTCATCGTAGTATGGATCTTTCCAATTGTTCCGGTATGACTTATCGGGTTTACCGAGATCATCGGGGTTGAATTCTGCGTATTGGGAGAGATTGCTGCTAGCGAGACTAAAATGATACGCTGGGATTACTTTGAATCCACGCTGTGAATCGTATGTTGGGAATAACGATTCAGCACGTTTTGTATCAGGCATGACTATCTCAGTAGTTCCCTTGCCGGCGACTTCCGCCCCGAGCCCGAACTTGTTGAAACAGTGTTCAAAGTTTCCTGATGCGTTACCCTGTGTATCAGCAGAGAAAACAACTACAACGGAAGGATCTACTGCTTCTAACTCCTGTTCAAGATATGGTGCGCAGCTCTCACGCGCTGACTCGTACGTTTCCCTCCCCTGTTCTGAGTGAACGTCATTACACTTCTTGACATTCGTATAGTATGAGTCAATATCGTAAGAGACTAAAGTTGAAATAAATCGCTCAGAAAGGCTGAATCCATTATTATTAGACTTAGCGATATCAAGCAGGCTTCTGTCGCTATCCTGCGTAAACCAGTCTGAATCAACTGAATCACCATCGTAATCGAACTCCTGATTTTCATCAGAAGCATTCTTTGCGTTACGTCCGCCCTCAGCGTTGCCGCCGGGAGCCTCACCGAGCAGAAGCACTTCGCTGTCAAGGGTGTCGCCTGTCCAGTACCCATAGAATGGTTTGTAGTGTCGGTTACAGTCTCGGTGTTCACACTCGTTACATGGCCCGATTCCGGTTGAATTTCGGTTGGTTCCTGTCCCGTACCAGTTGGCGGCAGTGTCTGCGGGGTGATATTCCGACATAGACTCACATATATTGGATATCAGAAAACTTTTTTGAATTAACTTATTTCGAGATTCAGTTATGTTTGATAGTGCGTGGTGGTGAGCATGAATGGTTGATAAAAAGTATATGACTAGTAACCCACCAAGGCGTGTATAGTAATATGAGGAGAATATAACTGATTAAATAATGTAGACTTTAGCGGGATGCCATAGTAGGGATCTCTAAGGCGGATCTATATGTTGTGAGATATTTCTTTTCGGGGTAATTAAACTCCTTAACCCAGCATAGATGGCGTAGCAACAGCAGGCCAAACGATATTGTAATGCTGTATACTATCTCTAAT
Encoded proteins:
- a CDS encoding IS5 family transposase encodes the protein MTQISRFIGEVVPVAQRVTGDGGESAAPEGGGGFADYALVSLHCLRIYLDTSYRMTIDLLKEMPQIIGEIGLDAADLPVPSTLCKAFDRISMSVCRVLLRQSAQLHDLSEHAAIDATFYERSAASRHYCQRISYHVQKLKVTKLVDTASQAVLDVHCSTNREGSDADLAEQIARRNAGDLRSLAADKGYDKQSLREGLRDLSIRPLIKHRIFAPYDHAHNARIDDNRYNQRSMTETVNSAMKRSLGFAVRARSWFREFREIALMCMVYNIKRFVKQ
- a CDS encoding restriction endonuclease, encoding MSGILSKQPVLQKIRAVDPYEFERFVAEIWENRGFNTTVRDGSGDRGIDVVAESRDEKILIQVKRYSAENKVGSQEVRKYATLYQQVEDADQVVLVTSGYFTSEAENLTEDLSVEPVDADSLFRLIEEYATEEAVSLLNTSSNGGSRGNTGLRSNSDSVSGIDPEEIFSDLNGYRRVSDQQGIFHGCPRCGRQRICLAFRENGLVELRCPDCVSRWVEIEEKVGWWIFSRMDHWGFAEIVDGKIKQERTTEDWNMLYESTRS
- a CDS encoding IS701 family transposase, producing the protein MMPITDFLSCTHVFDGFESLSPAQCHHAKTYATGLVAASNKTVAGIAREVLPAGDKRALNKFLTEYDWDEQQFNHERLNELQKHGETRWSKDGYIILDDTINRKAGDEVPGVGHFYDHAEGDTVWGQDLIYAFYADDKTAYPLTFRLYEKQDEDDSDHDTKYDLAREIITELEDEVGVPADTYLFDSWFAHDSNLVKHIESYGKDWIGPLRSNRQVTYGGEEIRVDALEERIDTVERHVGDETYHIWTKKLPVSQLGDVKLVIAEKETDDEDKENPVKYLATNKIDAPTEHIIRSYGMRWRIETFFEDSKQDLGLGDCEMQTDEGASRHWHLLMAAYSLVRLDFDSRALGTVRSKASSLRANLEHSLKEAVYNLLSWVRDNDDRSVDDLMEEIDHLFVHSTADANVQS
- a CDS encoding restriction endonuclease; the protein is MDKALTVRGDSNTDLQEQSRAPLDKVKQGHRGESGCLSAEDPFCNIILLTDQRILLFIGRANGDIVVEFGHDEHIPSHKTEESTIDDNNPVILADGLKYHLQFWPPNTEKAIQYLKGRFEERAGRQEQTERTDRATATGPESQEGEQAVARRTGSEERALEKFDRDTEYRNYHEKTPGRIEQIINTESNDIDEILSTGENLPDRWLDIHARWESLRTIEKTPQTSVSVSNLNGIGPKLAENLQENGYETLHEVRRVSISELVEVDGIGTQTAQRIHKYACRRPLDQIRYIGPTIEDNLRKNGYRHGGDLSATSLSDLADVEGIGDIRAEKIQRRAGSWLPDHDHMMPLVVDLYSPPFDDIDEAEEQINKLEKILLHPDGKRLLIVLEKFKSLEITGPNIEEIVLDTCLNSHDEHENQAVLSQRWLGVAERLVDVITGRQEQSLPTEIKSKFDEPDFPTTSVSPTKVMTGTLPQAEELVTTGEEEIAIHAQFVTIATEGANVIESLKKSDIAGVDRMQAAISVQITHARRLLAEGADEDTLVSIKHFISVCSDSIEIAHTHPDYPFEQTIITLADAGENKEIDISVISEIRDIVTVADDALEQLSSLEYDHPAIDRESWIESIELALEEQYLPSIVPVREQLERLSEGLWEEDDLHIYHWQEFETLIGDLYREEEFDVEVTQNSTDFGVDIWAHNETERLAIQVKQFQKGGTVGRETLQKLVSTLAKGDADRAVVVTSGEFADTAKRYAQDFGDKLDLVGSDELIRRPSVFS
- a CDS encoding IS4 family transposase — protein: MRRLTTLFPSEFLEEHAEELGVVERDRKLQIPAFVWAFVFGFAAGESRTLAGFRRCYNSTADETISPSGFYQRLTPTLAKYFRDLVETALDEVAVPNASDADIDRFRDVMIADGTVLRLHEFLSDQFEARHEEQAGAKLHLLHNATEQTIERLDTANEKTHDSTLFKTGPWLENRLVLFDLAYFKYRRFALIDENDGYFVSRLKQNANPVITGELREWRGRAIPLEGKQLHAVLDDLDRKYIDVEVEVEFKRGPYNGTRSLDTKRFRVVGVRDEDADDYHLYMTNLARKEFFPADLAEIYRCRWEVELLFRELKTQYELDEFDTSDEHVVEILLYAALLSLLVSRDLLDLVTEQADDELVFPTERWAATFRSHAQLILHELGEYLGYSPPPLLERLIEDAQKIHKQRPILQETLATATQPRCEA
- a CDS encoding uracil-DNA glycosylase family protein — protein: MSEYHPADTAANWYGTGTNRNSTGIGPCNECEHRDCNRHYKPFYGYWTGDTLDSEVLLLGEAPGGNAEGGRNAKNASDENQEFDYDGDSVDSDWFTQDSDRSLLDIAKSNNNGFSLSERFISTLVSYDIDSYYTNVKKCNDVHSEQGRETYESARESCAPYLEQELEAVDPSVVVVFSADTQGNASGNFEHCFNKFGLGAEVAGKGTTEIVMPDTKRAESLFPTYDSQRGFKVIPAYHFSLASSNLSQYAEFNPDDLGKPDKSYRNNWKDPYYDDLATKIADLV